In Papaver somniferum cultivar HN1 chromosome 9, ASM357369v1, whole genome shotgun sequence, the genomic stretch cggtttcattggttttcattattggaaaaccgagtactttgatttcggtttaggttttgtcaaaaaccgaaccatgtgcagcccaAAAAGAAGTGTAGTACCATATTTCGAGCCCATCGTGATATCAGCCTACGTACCTCGGATGTACCCATACATTTTAACTTTTGGTTACAATGACTAAAATATCCACAAAACAAAGCACCGGCATCCACCAGTAGAATATCTAAGGGGTATCATCGTCTGCTTCTTTCAGCAGACAAATCGTTTCGTGAAAAACCCTAGTCTCTTTCTTCCTATATCTCAAAATCTCCTCTGTAACTCGTTTTTCGGCGGTTCGCTTCCGTTTTGATTAACGATGCCTCCGAAATTGGATACGACGCAGATAGCACAAGCAGGAGCAGCAAGTTCTCTAGCACCAAAAATCGGTGAAGATGATAACAACGGTAATGTTTCAAACACGATTACTAGCAGTAGTTTCCATTCATGGAGTGTTAATGTAGATGATGGTATAATTTGTGAGATATTTAGCAGATTACCGGTTAAGTCACTTATGCGGTTCAAGTGCTTGTCTAAACATTGGTGTTCTGTGATTCAAAAAGATCAACATTTTATTGATTTACACTTTCTTCAATCAAAAGCACGAACAAATCTCCTTCTTACGGTTCCAAGAGAAAGAAACGGTTACATACAATCGTGGTCAGTGGATGACAATTTGTATCCATTTCGATATTTTTTGGCAATTGCTGATCTATTTAGCGAAGGCGGGGAAGTGCCATCAGTAGTTCATACTACCACACGGGAGATTGATACGGGATCGTATAGTATTACAAAACCGGTAAATGGTTTGATCTGTTTATTTGATTCCGAAGAGAACCTTGGTGTTCGAGTTTGCAATCTTAGTACCCGTCAAGTTACAACATGGATTAGATCAACATTCCTATCCAACTTCGATTTAAAAGATAAAGGCGCCCATTACCTAATGTCCTCGAGGTGTAATTTGGGATTCGATCCTGCCACTAAGGAGCACAAAGTGATTTGTATGTGGACAGTTCGTGGCGGTCCAGTTTGCGAAGTCTTGACTTTAGGAGATCGTACATGGAGAATAATCGACGATGTCCTCCCAGCATACAATTATACAAATTCATATACTTATGGAGATTCTATTTATgtgaatggttttatatattacgaGCCACAAATGATAAAGTTTAGCTTTGAGGATGATAAGCCTATAGTCATAGTCGCATTTGATGTTGGAAAGGAGAAATTTAGAGCTATAGAAATTCCTGATTTCATTCTTGACCAGATTTCCGATAGTAATCGATTGTCAACTGTACAATTGTTAGAAATCGATCGTCATCCAGCTCTCTCAAGTGGAACAAGCCGTGACATCTTCAAGATATGGTTATTTGATGATGAATATAGCAATGGTTGTAGAACTAATACTTGGACCGCAGTTACAGTTGAGTTACCCGTCAATTTGGTGTATCCAGATGGTAATAAGGTTCAGTCTGACCGTTTCAGTGTTCGTTTCCATTCAGTCACAGGAACGGGCTTTATAATCCTATATTTATACTGCTGGTATCGAATGTGGCTTGGTTTTGAGTTTG encodes the following:
- the LOC113308531 gene encoding putative F-box protein At1g32420; protein product: MPPKLDTTQIAQAGAASSLAPKIGEDDNNGNVSNTITSSSFHSWSVNVDDGIICEIFSRLPVKSLMRFKCLSKHWCSVIQKDQHFIDLHFLQSKARTNLLLTVPRERNGYIQSWSVDDNLYPFRYFLAIADLFSEGGEVPSVVHTTTREIDTGSYSITKPVNGLICLFDSEENLGVRVCNLSTRQVTTWIRSTFLSNFDLKDKGAHYLMSSRCNLGFDPATKEHKVICMWTVRGGPVCEVLTLGDRTWRIIDDVLPAYNYTNSYTYGDSIYVNGFIYYEPQMIKFSFEDDKPIVIVAFDVGKEKFRAIEIPDFILDQISDSNRLSTVQLLEIDRHPALSSGTSRDIFKIWLFDDEYSNGCRTNTWTAVTVELPVNLVYPDGNKVQSDRFSVRFHSVTGTGFIILYLYCWYRMWLGFEFAPQVSTYSYNLRTKIFTEIKIKGLPSGPHLKFVPCISTFTESLLPVQ